In Halobacteriovorax marinus SJ, the following proteins share a genomic window:
- the deoC gene encoding deoxyribose-phosphate aldolase: protein MKELNRYIDHTLLKPDATKQQIETLCQEARDYNFATVCLNPCWISLAHELLRGSDTGVCTVIGFPLGAMQSATKAFEAKQAIESGASEIDMVLSIGALKDGDDDYVLEDIAGVVRACGKIPVKVIFETCLLNSEEIKRACQLSEKAGAKFVKTSTGFSTSGATIEDVKLMRSSVSELVQVKASGGVRDMESAKAMIEAGATRLGTSSGTKIMQGEKGSGY from the coding sequence TTGAAAGAGCTAAATAGATATATTGATCACACACTACTTAAACCTGATGCCACCAAGCAGCAAATAGAGACCCTCTGCCAAGAGGCTAGAGACTATAACTTTGCAACTGTTTGTCTAAATCCATGTTGGATCTCATTGGCCCACGAATTACTCAGAGGAAGTGATACTGGCGTATGTACAGTGATCGGTTTTCCCCTTGGGGCCATGCAATCTGCGACAAAAGCATTTGAAGCGAAACAGGCCATAGAGTCTGGCGCAAGTGAAATTGATATGGTTCTAAGTATTGGTGCCCTTAAAGACGGAGATGATGATTACGTCCTAGAAGATATTGCGGGAGTTGTTAGAGCATGCGGTAAAATTCCAGTAAAAGTCATATTTGAAACTTGCCTCTTAAACAGTGAAGAAATTAAGAGGGCATGCCAATTAAGTGAAAAGGCCGGTGCAAAATTTGTAAAAACTTCTACTGGCTTCTCTACTTCTGGTGCAACTATTGAAGATGTTAAGTTAATGAGAAGTTCTGTTAGTGAATTAGTACAAGTAAAAGCATCTGGTGGTGTACGCGATATGGAGAGCGCAAAGGCCATGATAGAAGCAGGGGCCACAAGACTTGGAACAAGCTCCGGAACAAAGATTATGCAGGGAGAGAAAGGAAGTGGCTACTAG
- a CDS encoding PaaI family thioesterase — MIRIFGLMKIPLLFWIRPSVIEMTDKVCVVKIPLSRRTKNHLNSMYFGVLAAGADCAGGLAAMKQIEKSGKRVSLAFKEFEAKFHKRAEGDTHFICEQGEEISAFVDKVIASDERHHMPVKIIAKCPDKLGDEIVAEFSLLLSLKRK, encoded by the coding sequence ATGATTAGAATTTTTGGTCTTATGAAGATTCCTCTTCTCTTTTGGATTAGGCCTTCAGTTATTGAGATGACTGACAAAGTTTGTGTGGTAAAGATCCCTCTTTCAAGAAGAACTAAGAATCATTTAAACTCAATGTACTTTGGAGTTCTCGCAGCTGGTGCAGACTGTGCCGGTGGATTAGCGGCCATGAAGCAGATTGAAAAATCTGGTAAGCGTGTCTCTCTTGCATTTAAGGAATTTGAAGCTAAGTTTCATAAGAGAGCTGAAGGCGATACACACTTTATCTGTGAGCAAGGTGAAGAAATAAGCGCGTTTGTAGATAAAGTTATTGCAAGTGATGAAAGACATCATATGCCTGTTAAAATAATTGCAAAATGTCCTGACAAATTAGGCGATGAAATCGTAGCAGAGTTCTCTCTTCTGCTATCGTTAAAGAGAAAGTAG
- the proC gene encoding pyrroline-5-carboxylate reductase: MKSLLSFGCGNMAQAIVEGMNKSSKELEYFLYTPSNTRAIELAKVVSGTHVADLSKIPECDFYMLSCKPQQFEELAKSIKGKLKPSATIISILAGTTTETISKSLGVSKVLRVMPNTPSLVGAGVNAFYFTDEVGSEERHFLNDIFSGFSKVFTFEKEEEIDLITGFSGSGPAYIFEFSRILTEKMVSMGIARDIATEMIKWTFYGSSKLQLESSDSSEELRIKVTSKNGVTYEALEVFKGEGLEKIVDMAIDAAYNRAVELSK; this comes from the coding sequence ATGAAATCACTTTTAAGTTTCGGTTGTGGAAATATGGCCCAGGCAATAGTCGAGGGTATGAATAAGAGTTCTAAGGAGCTGGAGTACTTTCTCTACACTCCTTCAAACACCAGGGCCATAGAACTGGCAAAAGTTGTTAGTGGAACTCATGTTGCTGATCTTTCTAAGATTCCTGAATGTGACTTCTATATGCTTTCATGTAAGCCGCAACAATTTGAAGAACTCGCAAAGAGTATCAAAGGTAAGTTAAAGCCTAGCGCTACTATAATCTCTATTCTTGCTGGAACAACTACAGAGACAATCTCTAAGAGTCTAGGAGTATCAAAAGTCTTAAGAGTTATGCCTAACACTCCATCACTTGTAGGAGCTGGAGTTAACGCCTTCTACTTTACTGATGAAGTAGGGAGTGAAGAGCGGCATTTTCTTAATGATATTTTTAGTGGGTTCTCAAAAGTATTTACTTTTGAAAAAGAGGAAGAAATTGATTTAATTACTGGGTTTAGTGGATCTGGCCCCGCTTATATTTTCGAATTCTCAAGAATTTTGACAGAGAAGATGGTGAGTATGGGCATTGCTAGAGATATTGCCACAGAGATGATTAAATGGACTTTCTATGGAAGTAGTAAACTTCAATTAGAGAGTAGTGACTCTAGTGAAGAGCTTAGAATTAAAGTTACTAGTAAAAATGGTGTGACTTATGAAGCACTTGAAGTTTTTAAAGGTGAGGGGCTTGAGAAAATAGTGGATATGGCCATCGATGCGGCCTATAATAGAGCTGTAGAATTATCTAAATAA